In one window of Leptospira sp. GIMC2001 DNA:
- a CDS encoding bactofilin family protein, protein MAQPHRTEDEFVVNSIIGEGAEFTGEFRLSGLIRIDGIFKGLIVTDGKVLVGKSGVVDTDIRAKVVVAGGEVRGNIYATERVTLLSSCRLTGDIVTPRLIIEEGVVFQGSCTINPRT, encoded by the coding sequence ATGGCTCAACCTCACAGAACGGAAGACGAATTCGTAGTTAATAGTATAATTGGAGAAGGTGCAGAATTCACTGGAGAATTTCGACTTTCTGGTCTCATCAGAATTGATGGTATATTCAAAGGACTCATAGTGACTGATGGAAAAGTTCTGGTTGGGAAATCAGGAGTAGTTGATACCGATATTCGAGCTAAAGTTGTAGTGGCAGGTGGTGAAGTTCGCGGAAATATCTACGCAACTGAACGTGTCACTTTACTATCAAGTTGTAGATTAACTGGTGATATAGTTACTCCAAGATTGATAATTGAAGAAGGTGTTGTTTTTCAAGGAAGCTGCACGATCAATCCCAGAACATAA
- a CDS encoding class I SAM-dependent RNA methyltransferase — MVKSVKITPTKWVHGGVCLGYHEGKPVFIVGGLPGIESECIIEKETSKIIHAYVEISSDCEVFPKCGGCNYRHISYEQEHLLKKAELSDLLKIESDTIEVLSNKMFGYRNNVQFKSSPKAGIGFYQRHSNSIVDIQHLGCKNLDDKLNGMLSTISSLKKPSNNSHEDLNLKFRLNQNFHGSSEDVIDYKLEISNFSIDDYSFQVPINGFFQTNQFLIKPWLEIIKEKLESKPMPVLELFCGVGSIGQYASSYITKLLGIESSKDSIQFAKTNAEFNKVKNFHYKTMDLYKNFPVIKEGEYPTWIVNPPRAGLQDKVIHALVNLRPQTVIYSSCDPHTLARDWKTIQSLNSFYKISKLYLVDFFPRTKHFETIMILNSK, encoded by the coding sequence ATGGTAAAGTCAGTAAAAATAACGCCTACAAAGTGGGTTCATGGGGGGGTTTGTCTTGGTTATCATGAAGGAAAGCCAGTATTTATTGTGGGTGGATTGCCAGGAATTGAGTCTGAATGCATAATTGAAAAGGAAACTAGCAAAATTATCCATGCCTATGTTGAGATTTCGTCGGACTGTGAAGTGTTTCCTAAATGTGGTGGATGTAACTACAGACATATAAGTTATGAACAAGAGCATTTATTAAAAAAAGCAGAACTATCCGACTTACTCAAAATTGAATCGGACACTATAGAAGTCCTGAGTAACAAAATGTTCGGATATCGAAACAATGTCCAATTCAAATCATCACCAAAAGCTGGAATTGGATTCTACCAGCGGCATTCTAACTCCATTGTTGACATCCAACATTTAGGATGCAAAAATCTTGATGATAAATTGAATGGAATGCTCTCAACCATTTCAAGTTTGAAAAAACCTTCCAATAATTCGCATGAAGATCTGAATTTAAAATTTCGACTCAACCAAAATTTTCATGGCTCTTCGGAAGATGTGATAGATTATAAATTAGAGATTTCAAATTTCTCTATAGATGATTATTCTTTCCAAGTTCCAATCAATGGCTTTTTCCAAACAAATCAATTTCTAATAAAGCCTTGGCTTGAAATCATTAAGGAAAAATTAGAATCAAAACCAATGCCAGTATTAGAATTATTCTGTGGTGTAGGAAGTATTGGTCAATATGCTTCAAGTTATATTACAAAATTACTAGGAATTGAATCATCCAAAGACTCAATCCAATTCGCTAAGACAAATGCTGAGTTCAACAAAGTTAAAAATTTCCATTACAAAACCATGGATTTGTACAAGAATTTTCCCGTAATAAAAGAAGGAGAATATCCAACCTGGATTGTGAATCCGCCGAGGGCGGGACTTCAAGATAAGGTAATACATGCTCTGGTTAATCTAAGACCTCAAACTGTAATATATTCCAGTTGTGATCCTCATACTTTGGCACGGGATTGGAAAACTATACAGAGTCTAAATAGCTTTTACAAAATATCGAAACTATACTTAGTTGATTTTTTTCCACGAACAAAACATTTCGAAACGATTATGATCCTCAATTCCAAATAA
- a CDS encoding YbaB/EbfC family nucleoid-associated protein: MFEGIKNISEIFSKIGDIKNQSAEMQKRLEHINVTADAGAGMVTVVANAKGTIQDIKINKLLFEGDDIKMMEDLIIAAANEALRKAKEAVEYEFKKSIGISPEDMMSMLNAKGGTGPV, from the coding sequence ATGTTTGAAGGTATAAAAAATATTTCAGAAATATTTTCTAAAATTGGAGATATAAAAAACCAATCAGCAGAAATGCAAAAGAGATTGGAACATATTAATGTTACTGCTGATGCCGGTGCAGGAATGGTGACCGTTGTAGCAAATGCAAAGGGAACCATTCAAGATATAAAAATAAATAAACTTTTGTTTGAAGGCGATGATATCAAAATGATGGAAGACCTAATCATCGCTGCAGCAAATGAAGCCTTACGTAAGGCAAAAGAAGCAGTAGAATATGAATTCAAAAAGTCTATAGGTATATCACCCGAAGACATGATGAGTATGTTAAACGCCAAAGGTGGTACTGGTCCTGTCTGA
- a CDS encoding substrate-binding periplasmic protein yields the protein MNRNFMKVTYFCVLALSLSISNSLNAESSTLQKILKTKTLTVSVNQFYDPFYIDDPVEGSPGLDVEIAQEYAKYLGVNLKILPLRDFDEHANRLDKGDTQIAIAGISTSLERFRKVYFTDPYLITSPAGLINRQILPPEPEGQIITSAPFRSLLDLQTVSGILFSVRSNGPNHAWLKKNFPKFPIYSYLDDFRAVNELRKNNVNVYVADTFRIQALLQKEPALKTNYLPLLSSVQEENLSMAVAQGDIEFLYHLNFFIKEIRRNGWLNKLSYKYFSTNQWIKK from the coding sequence ATGAATAGAAACTTTATGAAGGTGACATATTTTTGTGTATTGGCACTTAGTCTCAGCATTTCCAATTCATTGAATGCTGAGAGTTCTACTCTTCAAAAAATTCTAAAAACAAAGACACTCACAGTTTCAGTTAATCAATTCTATGATCCATTCTACATTGATGATCCCGTAGAAGGTTCGCCTGGATTGGATGTTGAAATTGCACAAGAGTATGCGAAATACCTCGGCGTGAATTTGAAAATTCTACCTCTTCGTGATTTTGATGAGCATGCTAATCGTCTTGATAAAGGTGACACGCAAATAGCAATTGCGGGGATATCGACGAGTTTAGAGAGATTTAGAAAGGTTTATTTTACAGATCCGTATTTAATAACCAGTCCAGCGGGTCTTATCAATAGACAAATACTTCCACCAGAACCTGAAGGACAGATAATAACCTCGGCTCCATTTCGTTCACTCTTGGATTTACAAACTGTATCTGGAATTTTATTTTCGGTAAGATCGAATGGACCAAACCATGCCTGGTTAAAGAAAAACTTTCCAAAATTTCCAATATATTCTTACTTGGATGATTTCAGAGCCGTAAATGAACTTCGTAAAAACAATGTTAACGTTTATGTAGCAGATACTTTTCGTATTCAAGCATTATTGCAGAAGGAACCAGCACTTAAAACCAACTATCTTCCTCTTTTATCGTCTGTGCAAGAGGAGAATCTTTCGATGGCTGTGGCACAGGGCGACATAGAATTTTTATACCATCTGAATTTCTTTATAAAGGAAATACGAAGAAATGGATGGCTAAACAAGTTATCCTATAAATATTTTTCAACAAACCAATGGATTAAAAAATGA
- a CDS encoding deaminase — translation MIAQSVNAVEMQQNPLQHSEWIVIEKSLQIKKEKYLNDTILITALEPCIHCTGSIIKSRIRDVCYFLPSKSGDGISSLSIEMIYQLNHFPNLYLIPNEEIFSKFKTFFLDKR, via the coding sequence ATGATTGCCCAATCTGTGAATGCAGTGGAAATGCAACAAAATCCATTGCAGCATAGTGAATGGATAGTAATTGAAAAATCTCTTCAAATAAAAAAAGAAAAATATTTGAATGATACAATTTTGATTACTGCTCTTGAGCCCTGTATCCATTGTACGGGTAGCATAATCAAGTCCAGAATAAGAGACGTATGTTACTTCTTACCAAGTAAATCTGGCGATGGAATATCATCTTTAAGTATTGAGATGATCTACCAACTAAATCATTTTCCAAATTTATACTTAATTCCTAATGAGGAAATTTTTTCAAAGTTCAAGACTTTTTTCCTGGATAAAAGATAG
- a CDS encoding DUF327 family protein, with the protein MLPSPIGPRLTPSKSGISNNNSSSSKARSPKSSSPITNSDRPDFAELLEAIAPSHKESTREINELWRDLPEIERNLISDRSSENLQIYKEQIRSILKLILAKNTREEKLQSPIKGSSQKKQHFHVVHIDEKLKLLAETITHPQNSAFQILKQMDSIKGLLLDIQT; encoded by the coding sequence ATGCTCCCATCACCCATTGGACCAAGGCTTACTCCTTCTAAATCAGGAATATCGAATAACAATTCTTCTTCATCAAAAGCGAGATCTCCTAAAAGCTCATCTCCAATAACAAATTCTGATCGTCCAGATTTTGCGGAACTGTTAGAAGCTATCGCTCCATCACATAAAGAATCAACCAGGGAAATCAATGAACTTTGGAGAGATTTACCCGAGATTGAGAGAAATTTAATATCTGACAGATCTTCAGAAAATTTGCAAATATACAAAGAGCAAATTCGTTCCATCCTAAAACTCATTTTAGCAAAAAACACAAGAGAAGAAAAGCTTCAATCACCTATAAAGGGATCATCACAGAAGAAACAACATTTTCATGTCGTTCATATTGATGAGAAACTTAAGTTGTTGGCTGAAACAATAACCCATCCACAGAATTCTGCCTTTCAAATCCTCAAGCAAATGGATAGTATCAAAGGATTACTTCTAGATATTCAAACTTAA
- the dnaX gene encoding DNA polymerase III subunit gamma/tau — MSENHQVLFRKYRPQVFKDVIYQDLAVGALQNAFKQKKIGHAYIFFGPRGVGKTSIARILAKRLNCKSPIENEPCNECLSCTEITRGNSQDVLEIDAASHRGIEHIRELRENVKFTPMSGKYRVYIIDEVHMLTEPAFNALLKTLEEPPAHVVFILATTEFHKIPETILSRCQDFIFKKVPQPVLQSHVEKICNKEGIEFDTEGLFWIARKGDGSVRDTLSFMEQAVIFTDSKLTGKNIRDMIGYHGVDVFAEFVKNILNPSEQNKIFHKLEKLFDEGQDLYKFLWDLLEFVNAIVMIHHNLLDKENSNIPPEDIDKIKKDFREIDPNHINLLAEKLFFIYEKISMMRLRNSQEIKIFLEIQFRKLLFDMDKPTVSGLLKKISDLSRQVQGEISHIPNDPQSLNTSSFQAESLPKATGSLESREKSQKISDENSLDNKATVQNRNDGRTDAQVLGDKMENFVKENFSGTEVDPSTLPDI, encoded by the coding sequence ATGTCTGAAAATCACCAAGTTTTATTCCGAAAATACAGACCGCAAGTTTTCAAAGATGTAATCTATCAAGATCTTGCTGTCGGCGCATTGCAGAATGCTTTCAAACAAAAGAAGATAGGTCATGCTTATATTTTCTTTGGACCTCGAGGTGTTGGCAAAACCTCAATCGCTAGAATTCTTGCTAAACGATTGAATTGCAAATCACCTATCGAAAACGAACCATGCAATGAATGCTTATCTTGTACGGAAATCACTAGAGGCAATTCGCAAGATGTACTAGAAATCGATGCAGCGAGTCATCGCGGAATCGAGCATATCCGTGAACTTCGAGAAAATGTTAAGTTCACTCCAATGTCTGGAAAATACAGAGTGTACATAATCGATGAAGTACATATGCTCACTGAGCCAGCGTTCAATGCGTTATTAAAAACGCTAGAAGAACCTCCGGCACATGTTGTTTTTATTTTAGCAACTACTGAGTTTCACAAAATTCCAGAGACGATATTATCACGGTGCCAAGACTTTATTTTCAAAAAAGTACCACAACCTGTTCTACAATCACATGTTGAGAAAATATGCAATAAAGAAGGAATTGAATTCGATACTGAAGGGCTTTTCTGGATTGCAAGGAAAGGGGATGGGTCGGTTAGAGATACTCTTTCATTTATGGAGCAAGCTGTAATTTTCACAGATAGCAAGCTTACTGGTAAGAATATTCGTGATATGATAGGCTATCACGGCGTTGATGTATTCGCTGAATTTGTAAAAAATATCCTCAATCCTTCAGAGCAAAATAAAATATTTCATAAGCTGGAAAAGCTTTTTGATGAAGGTCAAGACTTATATAAATTTCTGTGGGATCTACTTGAATTTGTAAATGCAATAGTCATGATCCATCACAATCTTTTAGATAAAGAAAATTCAAATATCCCACCTGAAGATATAGATAAAATTAAAAAAGATTTCAGAGAAATTGATCCAAATCATATCAATCTATTGGCGGAGAAATTATTTTTTATCTATGAAAAAATCTCAATGATGAGATTGAGAAATTCCCAAGAAATAAAAATTTTTCTCGAAATACAATTTCGAAAATTACTTTTTGACATGGATAAACCAACCGTTTCGGGTTTGCTTAAGAAAATTTCTGATTTATCAAGGCAAGTTCAGGGTGAAATTAGTCATATCCCAAATGATCCTCAATCATTAAACACATCATCTTTTCAGGCAGAATCTCTTCCTAAAGCAACAGGAAGCCTTGAATCTCGTGAAAAATCACAAAAAATTTCTGATGAAAACTCTCTTGATAATAAAGCAACAGTCCAAAATAGAAACGATGGTAGAACTGATGCACAAGTTCTCGGTGACAAAATGGAAAATTTTGTAAAAGAAAATTTCTCCGGAACCGAAGTTGATCCATCCACTCTACCCGATATCTAA
- a CDS encoding OmpA family protein: MVFRFKIFFVVFVIHCLLLSNSVFAQSELVVEEIRGNVNTSFQEFSPSLSTDGQTLYFYSKRDRNSYTDIFSSNRKTDGTWDFPKEVVELNSEFDDQSPFITADGKYIYFSSNRDGSWEARLANGKIGISRDIYVSEKVGNGWSDPQPLPIEINSDMIEENPHVVGDTMLFTRYPFSQPELARIYISKKQGNKWTPAVALSGPVNDANATIAASLSDDQKNIFFSSNRQGGFGGFDLYSANWDGTKAVGSIENLGSDFNTKGDEAYFSYHRLSKTILFCRREEGKNFNIFSAYIPKTIEQNLVENKKISLDNINFEKSSHELLDSSKIPLNQIVEYMKKNSSVKIRIIGHTDLNGNLEDNMKLSRDRANSVKEYIVKQGIKSTRLETEGKGPNEPLYQGTDENVSKKNRRTEFEILN, translated from the coding sequence ATGGTTTTTAGATTCAAAATTTTTTTTGTAGTTTTTGTTATTCACTGCTTGCTTCTTTCCAATTCTGTGTTCGCACAATCAGAATTAGTTGTTGAGGAGATTAGAGGAAATGTGAATACATCATTTCAAGAATTTTCACCCTCATTGTCAACAGATGGGCAAACGTTATACTTCTATTCAAAACGTGATCGAAATAGTTATACAGATATTTTTTCTTCGAATCGAAAAACAGATGGAACTTGGGATTTTCCCAAAGAAGTAGTAGAATTAAATTCTGAATTTGATGATCAAAGCCCATTCATAACAGCCGATGGTAAATATATTTATTTCTCTTCCAACCGTGACGGATCTTGGGAAGCTCGATTGGCAAATGGTAAAATAGGAATCTCAAGAGATATTTATGTATCAGAAAAGGTTGGAAATGGTTGGAGTGACCCGCAACCATTACCTATTGAAATCAATTCTGATATGATCGAAGAGAATCCTCATGTTGTTGGCGACACAATGCTATTTACCAGATATCCATTCTCTCAGCCAGAACTTGCGAGAATCTATATTTCAAAAAAGCAGGGAAATAAATGGACTCCGGCAGTTGCCTTAAGCGGTCCAGTAAATGATGCGAATGCAACCATTGCTGCATCATTATCTGATGATCAGAAGAATATTTTCTTTTCTTCGAATCGTCAGGGTGGCTTTGGAGGCTTCGATCTTTATTCTGCTAACTGGGATGGAACTAAAGCAGTAGGTTCAATTGAGAATCTAGGATCTGATTTCAATACGAAAGGAGATGAAGCGTATTTTAGTTATCATCGCTTGTCTAAGACTATTCTATTCTGTAGAAGAGAAGAGGGCAAAAATTTTAATATATTCTCTGCTTATATTCCTAAAACAATCGAACAGAATTTGGTAGAGAATAAAAAAATCAGTTTAGACAATATCAATTTCGAAAAGTCATCGCATGAACTTTTGGATTCATCTAAAATTCCTTTAAATCAAATTGTCGAATATATGAAGAAAAATTCTTCAGTCAAAATTAGAATTATCGGACATACAGATCTTAATGGAAATTTAGAAGATAATATGAAATTATCAAGAGATAGGGCTAATTCTGTAAAAGAGTACATTGTGAAACAAGGGATAAAATCTACAAGACTGGAAACAGAGGGTAAAGGTCCTAATGAGCCTTTATATCAAGGTACTGATGAGAATGTCTCGAAAAAGAATCGTAGGACTGAATTTGAAATACTAAATTGA
- the serS gene encoding serine--tRNA ligase, with translation MLDLNRILNQPEDLVNLLKKRNMYDAGVENTLLTLIQSKRTLQAETDELRSERNSASKEIGALKAKGEDITSASDSVREIGNKIKELEEKLNSVETQLADLNLAMPNFLSDDVPAGKSEADNIEVSVFGKKREFNFDPKPHYEIGEALGILDFERGVKISGARFYTYFGLAAKMERALMNFMLDHHATSNGYQEVWVPSLVNDESLTATGQLPKFREEFYHLENDRLNLIPTAEVPLTNLYRDEIIADKDLPISIMAHTSCFRREAGSYGRDTRGLVRVHQFQKVELVKFCHPEDSQNQHEKMLKDAESILQKLNLHYRVVLLCSGDISASSSKTYDLEVWMPGLNRYMEISSVSNFQDYQARRAKIRYKNREGKNLLVHTLNGSGLAIGRTLAAILENYQTDNGQIEIPEVLKAYIR, from the coding sequence ATGCTTGATTTAAATCGAATTCTCAACCAGCCAGAAGATCTAGTTAATCTTCTAAAAAAGCGAAACATGTACGATGCGGGTGTGGAAAATACACTTCTCACATTGATACAAAGTAAAAGAACTCTACAAGCGGAAACAGATGAACTTCGCTCGGAAAGGAATTCTGCCTCCAAAGAAATTGGAGCTTTAAAAGCAAAAGGTGAAGATATAACATCGGCTTCCGATTCTGTTCGTGAGATTGGAAACAAGATTAAAGAATTAGAAGAGAAATTGAATTCTGTTGAAACTCAACTTGCAGACTTGAATCTCGCAATGCCGAATTTTCTATCTGATGACGTTCCTGCAGGAAAGTCAGAAGCGGATAATATTGAGGTATCAGTTTTTGGTAAAAAGAGAGAATTCAATTTCGATCCTAAACCACATTACGAAATAGGTGAAGCATTAGGAATTCTTGATTTCGAACGTGGAGTCAAGATTTCTGGAGCAAGATTTTACACCTATTTTGGGTTAGCTGCTAAGATGGAAAGAGCGCTGATGAATTTTATGCTCGATCATCATGCAACATCCAATGGTTATCAGGAAGTCTGGGTTCCAAGTTTGGTCAATGATGAATCCCTTACAGCAACGGGACAATTGCCCAAATTTAGGGAAGAATTTTATCATTTAGAAAATGATCGACTCAATTTAATTCCCACTGCAGAAGTACCTCTTACCAATCTTTATAGAGATGAGATAATCGCTGATAAGGATCTTCCGATTTCAATTATGGCTCACACATCTTGTTTTCGAAGGGAAGCTGGTTCTTACGGAAGAGATACGAGAGGGCTTGTGAGAGTTCACCAATTTCAGAAAGTAGAATTGGTTAAATTTTGCCATCCGGAAGATTCTCAGAATCAACATGAGAAAATGCTAAAGGATGCAGAATCTATATTACAAAAATTGAACCTCCACTATAGAGTTGTACTACTTTGTTCGGGAGATATTTCCGCTTCTTCCTCTAAAACCTACGATTTGGAAGTTTGGATGCCAGGATTGAATCGATATATGGAAATTTCTTCTGTTTCTAACTTCCAGGACTATCAGGCAAGACGAGCAAAAATCCGATACAAAAATAGAGAAGGGAAGAATCTATTGGTTCATACTTTGAATGGTTCAGGTCTTGCTATCGGAAGAACGCTTGCGGCAATTCTAGAAAACTATCAAACAGATAATGGACAAATAGAAATACCAGAAGTACTCAAAGCATATATTCGATAG
- a CDS encoding M23 family metallopeptidase translates to MDSKKYLTLIFYRLRYKFQEWKLRLSQQYSDLNIKGREKLTIMVIPHTERKTVNFVISYKAITIFLGLIVVLMFVSAVNVLSHSGSVHELTELNLSNIDFQRQSEKLKEEVSSLHSTINYYYDRISSLYIKLGGDPSKVSKGIGGASPRISEFSETKSSSKDLTSETYKIKEDIHNLKLSRELSEEIINMIKKRKSIIKHTPSVWPTRGYVLFPYGKFISPITGKEEFNKGLDIAAFPGSEIVSTAPGLVYEIGQSSTTGYYIKIAHKFGWKTIYSNLDRVKVNKNEKVSKGDVIGYVGKSSENPIYHVHYEVHVGTQTLNPFSFLNQIQE, encoded by the coding sequence GTGGACAGTAAGAAATATCTCACTCTAATTTTCTATCGCTTAAGATACAAATTCCAAGAATGGAAGCTTAGATTATCTCAACAGTACAGCGACCTAAATATCAAAGGTCGTGAAAAACTTACTATCATGGTCATTCCTCACACAGAGAGGAAAACCGTCAACTTCGTCATTTCTTACAAAGCCATAACAATTTTTCTTGGATTGATTGTTGTATTGATGTTCGTAAGTGCAGTGAATGTTTTGAGCCATAGTGGATCAGTACATGAACTGACTGAACTAAACCTCTCTAATATTGATTTCCAAAGACAATCAGAAAAACTCAAAGAAGAAGTTAGTTCGCTTCATTCAACAATCAATTATTATTATGATCGAATTTCTTCTCTTTATATAAAACTTGGTGGGGATCCTTCAAAAGTATCAAAAGGCATAGGTGGTGCTTCTCCAAGAATTTCTGAGTTCTCGGAGACAAAATCTTCTTCGAAGGATTTAACATCAGAGACTTACAAGATTAAAGAAGACATTCACAATTTAAAATTATCCAGAGAACTTTCTGAAGAAATCATCAACATGATAAAAAAAAGAAAGTCTATTATCAAACATACACCATCTGTCTGGCCGACTAGAGGATATGTTCTTTTTCCTTATGGTAAATTCATTTCGCCAATCACAGGAAAAGAAGAGTTCAATAAAGGATTGGATATTGCGGCATTTCCAGGTTCAGAAATTGTATCCACTGCACCAGGACTTGTTTATGAAATCGGACAATCTTCAACAACAGGTTACTATATAAAAATAGCGCATAAATTTGGTTGGAAAACGATTTACTCAAATCTTGACCGAGTCAAAGTGAATAAAAACGAGAAAGTTTCAAAAGGTGATGTGATAGGATATGTTGGAAAATCTTCTGAGAATCCAATCTATCATGTTCATTATGAAGTTCATGTCGGAACACAAACATTGAACCCTTTTTCTTTCTTAAATCAGATTCAGGAATAA
- a CDS encoding TatD family hydrolase, with amino-acid sequence MSFRIIDTHCHLDIIQEQGQEIEVSLKKAKSAGVQKILQIGIDLESSIRAKKIAHTDYDNFGDSSDYPSVHYSIGCHPTETHEFPKAEEIIDLIDQNISDPKLSAIGEIGIDLYHTADSKNIQIEILEKFLEVSARTKIPVVIHSREGFQDTYDVLKSWKTKATGVIHCFTYDYNAGKKFVDLGYYVSLSGIVAFKSAHEIQDAATKLPLDALLIETDAPFLAPPPFRGKRNESSNMPIVLEKIFSLRSESNAVIEEKLFSNSQKFLNRKAYYDA; translated from the coding sequence ATGAGCTTTCGGATCATAGATACACACTGCCACTTAGACATAATTCAGGAACAAGGCCAAGAAATTGAGGTTTCTTTGAAAAAAGCTAAGTCTGCAGGAGTGCAAAAAATACTTCAAATAGGGATAGATCTAGAGTCATCTATTCGAGCCAAAAAAATCGCTCATACAGATTATGATAATTTTGGAGATTCTTCGGATTATCCGTCCGTACATTACTCGATTGGATGTCACCCGACAGAGACTCATGAATTTCCTAAAGCCGAAGAAATTATAGATTTAATTGATCAAAATATTTCAGATCCGAAACTTTCAGCAATAGGTGAAATTGGAATTGATCTGTATCATACAGCCGATTCCAAAAATATCCAAATTGAAATATTGGAAAAATTTCTAGAAGTATCCGCGCGAACTAAGATTCCAGTTGTGATACATTCTCGAGAAGGTTTTCAGGATACTTATGATGTGCTCAAATCTTGGAAGACGAAAGCAACAGGTGTAATTCATTGCTTTACTTATGATTATAATGCCGGTAAAAAATTTGTTGATTTGGGATATTATGTATCTCTTTCTGGAATAGTTGCTTTTAAATCAGCCCACGAAATCCAAGATGCGGCAACCAAACTTCCACTTGATGCATTGTTAATAGAGACAGACGCACCTTTTCTTGCTCCACCGCCTTTTCGTGGAAAGAGAAATGAATCCTCAAATATGCCGATAGTTCTCGAAAAAATATTTTCATTGCGTTCGGAATCGAACGCAGTTATTGAAGAAAAGTTATTTTCTAATTCTCAAAAGTTTCTAAACAGAAAGGCTTACTACGATGCTTGA
- the recR gene encoding recombination mediator RecR: MSESIFEKMVTSLASLPGIGRKSATRISFHLLRMDPIFFEQFIENIRTSKLNLKFCSTCAGITEQHICEICESTKRDSHILCVIEQPEDIFFIEKTGVFSGKYHVLNGAISPLDGIGPEQLRIRELEQRIQDSEIQEVLLATNPTLEGDATASYVSNRLQKFNIRITRIAHGLTVGGTIEYSDQYTLSKAINARLPFQ, from the coding sequence CTGTCTGAATCAATTTTCGAGAAAATGGTAACCTCACTTGCATCGTTACCAGGAATTGGTCGAAAAAGTGCCACTCGAATTTCCTTCCATTTATTAAGAATGGATCCCATTTTCTTTGAACAGTTTATTGAAAATATTAGAACATCCAAACTTAATTTAAAATTCTGCAGTACATGTGCAGGAATTACAGAACAACATATATGCGAAATCTGTGAATCAACAAAAAGAGATTCCCATATCCTTTGTGTAATAGAGCAGCCGGAAGATATTTTCTTTATAGAGAAAACTGGAGTTTTCTCAGGTAAGTACCATGTTCTAAATGGAGCGATTTCACCTTTAGATGGAATTGGTCCTGAACAATTGAGAATTCGTGAATTAGAACAGAGAATTCAGGATAGTGAAATACAAGAAGTACTATTGGCAACCAATCCAACTTTAGAAGGAGATGCAACAGCTTCCTACGTTAGTAATCGATTGCAAAAATTTAATATTAGAATAACTAGAATTGCGCATGGACTAACCGTGGGTGGAACAATAGAATATTCTGACCAATACACTTTATCAAAAGCAATCAATGCGCGATTGCCTTTCCAATGA